Below is a genomic region from Clostridia bacterium.
TTAAGTGGTTTTAGTTTTATTTATTCAATTTATGTGTTTTTGTATAATCTGATTAAAAGAAAATAGTTATTTATATTTAATAAAAACTCTAAAAATGTGATAAAATAATCAAGAATGTTTAATACGACACAGATTTGTGTTATAATTTTAGCGCAAACATTTTTGGAGTCAGTATGTACGATCTTATTATAATTGGCGGCGGACCTGCAGGGCTTACTGCTGCGTTGTATGCCGCACGTGGCGGATTGAATACTCTTGTTTTTGAAAAAGCGGTTCCAGGCGGAAAAATTACTACTACCGATAAGGTGGAAAACTATCCTGCAATGCCTCAAGGTATCAATGGCTTTGAGCTAGGTGACCTTATGCTAAATCAGGCAAAGCAATACGGAGCAAGTGTTAATTTTGAAGAAGTTATAAAAATAGATTTAAACAATGATATAAAAACTATTAGCACGGATTCAAACACCTATCAAGCCAAAGCTGTAATTTTAGCAATGGGTACTAATAATAGAAAATTAGGATTGCCCGAAGAAGAAAATCTTATAGGAAAAGGAATCAGTTATTGCGCTACTTGTGACGGAGCATTTTTCAAAGGACGCGAAGTTGCCATTGCCGGCGGAGCAAACAGTGCTGTTACAGAAGCCTTGTATCTTTCTAAGTTAGCATCAAAAGTGCATATTATTTATAGACGAGATAAATTTAGAGGCGAAAGCGTTACTATAAACAAGTTGCTTTCTACCCCCAATATTATGTTGCATCTAAATAGTGAAATCACAAGACTAATATCTGATGATGTTTTAACTGGTGTGGAAATAAAAGACAAATTATCAAATCAGACTTCAGTTATTAATGTTAACGGA
It encodes:
- a CDS encoding FAD-dependent oxidoreductase, producing the protein MYDLIIIGGGPAGLTAALYAARGGLNTLVFEKAVPGGKITTTDKVENYPAMPQGINGFELGDLMLNQAKQYGASVNFEEVIKIDLNNDIKTISTDSNTYQAKAVILAMGTNNRKLGLPEEENLIGKGISYCATCDGAFFKGREVAIAGGANSAVTEALYLSKLASKVHIIYRRDKFRGESVTINKLLSTPNIMLHLNSEITRLISDDVLTGVEIKDKLSNQTSVINVNG